In a single window of the Polynucleobacter sp. MWH-UH24A genome:
- the rplQ gene encoding 50S ribosomal protein L17, with translation MRHGNGLRKLNRTSSHRLAMLRNMSNSLIEHEVIKTTLPKAKELRMVVEPLITLGKKDNLANRRLAFNRLRDREMVSKLFTELGPRYATRPGGYLRILKFGFRHGDNAPMALVELVDRPEVEEAPQQEPAAA, from the coding sequence CCTCGCATCGTTTGGCGATGTTGCGCAATATGTCGAACTCCTTGATTGAGCACGAGGTCATCAAAACAACCCTGCCAAAGGCAAAAGAATTGCGGATGGTAGTTGAGCCTTTGATTACTTTGGGCAAGAAGGATAATTTGGCTAATCGTCGTTTAGCATTCAATCGATTGCGTGATCGTGAAATGGTTAGCAAATTATTTACTGAGCTCGGCCCTCGTTATGCGACCCGTCCAGGCGGCTATCTCCGTATTCTGAAATTTGGTTTTCGGCACGGCGACAATGCACCAATGGCGTTGGTTGAGTTAGTCGATCGCCCCGAAGTCGAAGAGGCCCCTCAGCAAGAGCCTGCAGCAGCATAA